Part of the Benincasa hispida cultivar B227 chromosome 12, ASM972705v1, whole genome shotgun sequence genome is shown below.
ACCAACTACATTGTTCCTTATATGCCTATATTaacataaatatttgaatttaggTGAAAGAGTACACATCAATTACCACGAAGCTATATTGCACTTAggcaaaatatttgaatttggtgTCTATTGTTTTAGAAGCTTCGACAGAGTTCCTATAATTTGAGTCCTAATGGCTTagatttagtttcaatttagtccttatggtttcaaagtttttatttggtctctATAGTTTAGTAAAACATCAAAAATGGTTTCTATCATTATCAAATACCATATTGACAATAtgacaacttttgagatttaatccgaccaaaatgaaattatagcAACATTGTTAAGtgaaaattaaagaagtttaacgGTCACTCCAAATCTACATTAATGGTTTTCTCATTCCCAAACTTCAACAACTTCtccataggaacaaactctTGAGTAATAATTGACTAAAAACAACTTGAATTGAACAAAACAATCTTCATCTCAAAAGAACCACAGAACCCAACAATTTCCAAACTTCCAGATTCccaaagagagaaaaaaaaaaaaaggcagaacagcaaataaacaaaaatttccCAAACCTGTGACGAAGTACGACCGCCCAAAATCCTCCTTAATCGTTTCCACGATAAGCGGGCGATGAATTGCACCGGACACATCTCTGGCGAGCTCCTGAGCCCTAAGGGGAGTTTCGACATCCGACGGCGGGCGGAGAAATGAAGCAGCGATCCCCAAGAGTTCGGAGCCATACCAAGCGACCTTCAGCACCGCATTCTCAGGCTTGGATTCTTGATTCTTCGGCGAATCGGTAGCTGGATTGTTCCCCTGGCACCGGATTCTGGAGATTCTGAGAGGGAGATTAGGACGAATGGGGTTGAGAGAGGTGCGGAGGGATGAATGTGATTGGATAGAGAAGATGGTCGCCATTGCAATTAAGAAACATGGAGTCGCCGAGAGAGATGGTTTGGCAGGTGATTGAATCAGAATGTTTTTGGAGCCTTGCCGCGCCAAAACGAGTGGCAGCCACGAGAACCAAAACAATATCTGATTCAGGCCCGTTTGTGGCGGAGTTATTAAGTCGGGGTTATTATTCcaaggttaaattataatatttatatttttgaaatatggCTTAtggttaataattaaaatttggtatttatgatttgaaaaaaatatcataattaaaatttaggacTATCTAAAGTGAGTTTAGATCAACGGTAATGAACATGGCTTTCCTCCTTTGAAGTCGAAGGTTTGATCCCACACCTGTAGTTGAtgtactaaataaataaatgttagaACTCTTTACGAATGTTTTATCAATCCATAGAAACTCAATTCAAACTTTATCCAAACTATAGggatcaaatttataatttaaccttatttaaaaaatattttatatattttgagtTCAATCAATCTTTGTGTAGCTCAATCGAGTATTCAATTACAAGTTCTCacatgaaaatttttcttttataaaaaggattatatatatatatatatatatatattttcctttgtAGTTGGAGGAGATGTATGGAGATGGATGTAGTCTAGGTTGCACAAGTATTACTGATTTTCctataaaattatcaaaaatatatatttttttttcattttatttatttaatttagataacTAGAGGC
Proteins encoded:
- the LOC120092709 gene encoding uncharacterized protein LOC120092709 isoform X2; the encoded protein is MATIFSIQSHSSLRTSLNPIRPNLPLRISRIRCQGNNPATDSPKNQESKPENAVLKVAWYGSELLGIAASFLRPPSDVETPLRAQELARDVSGAIHRPLIVETIKEDFGRSYFVTGNLTLEAYEEQCEFADPAGSFKGLRRFKRNCTNFGSLVDKSNMKLTKWEDFELFGLSTGQGHWTLEVQLYLVVSLETNSICNWIYRVLF